In the genome of Hymenobacter cellulosivorans, one region contains:
- a CDS encoding YfcC family protein, with product MKTLRFPHPLVLLVGFILLATLLSYVLPAGEFARHADAATGRDVVVPGSYHHVPATPVSPLDAMVDIPKGMADAAAVIFFVFLTGGAFTVIDQTGALRRGVDWLLGRLRGQEMLVIPIISLLFATMGALENMQEEIIPLVPVLLVLMRRLGYPVITAAAVSIGAAAVGASFSPLNPFQVGIAQKLAQLPLLSGAGFRLVFLGLALVVWIGGTMRYAAKNRVIPELGTEDEGTAAGAGRHGIVLLLLLLTFAVFTYGVLNLGWEFEQMGALFFVLGVLAGLIGGLGLNGTADAFIVGFRDLAFSALLIGFARAIFVVLEQGHIVDTIVNGLSAPLAQLPVTLSALSMIGVHTALHLPVPSVSGQAVLTMPILTPLSDLLGLPRQVTVLAYQYGAGLCELITPTNGALVAIVAACGVRFDQWWKFVLPLYLALLALAATAVVIGVAIGLT from the coding sequence ATGAAGACCCTCCGCTTTCCCCACCCGCTCGTGCTGCTGGTTGGATTTATCTTGCTGGCCACGCTGCTGAGCTACGTGCTGCCCGCCGGCGAGTTTGCCCGCCACGCCGACGCCGCTACCGGCCGCGACGTGGTGGTGCCCGGCTCCTACCACCACGTGCCCGCCACGCCGGTTTCCCCGCTGGATGCCATGGTCGACATCCCCAAGGGCATGGCCGATGCCGCCGCCGTCATCTTCTTCGTATTCCTGACTGGTGGGGCCTTCACCGTCATCGACCAGACCGGGGCCCTGCGCCGGGGCGTCGACTGGCTGCTGGGTCGGCTGCGGGGCCAGGAAATGCTGGTCATCCCCATTATCTCCCTACTCTTTGCCACGATGGGGGCGTTGGAAAACATGCAGGAAGAGATTATTCCGCTGGTGCCGGTGCTGCTGGTACTGATGCGCCGGCTGGGTTACCCGGTTATTACGGCTGCGGCCGTCAGCATCGGGGCCGCTGCTGTGGGCGCTTCATTTAGCCCCCTGAACCCCTTTCAGGTTGGCATTGCCCAGAAGCTGGCCCAGTTGCCGCTGCTCTCCGGCGCAGGGTTCCGGCTGGTATTTCTGGGCCTGGCGTTGGTGGTTTGGATTGGGGGCACGATGCGCTACGCGGCTAAAAACCGGGTAATTCCCGAGCTGGGCACTGAAGACGAAGGTACTGCCGCCGGGGCCGGCCGGCACGGCATCGTGCTGCTGCTCCTGTTGCTGACTTTCGCCGTGTTTACCTACGGCGTGCTGAACCTGGGCTGGGAGTTTGAGCAGATGGGCGCATTGTTTTTCGTGCTGGGCGTGCTGGCCGGCCTCATCGGCGGCCTGGGACTCAACGGCACGGCCGATGCCTTTATCGTGGGATTCCGCGACCTGGCTTTTTCCGCCCTGCTCATCGGTTTTGCCCGGGCTATTTTCGTGGTGCTGGAGCAAGGCCATATTGTGGATACCATCGTCAACGGCTTGTCGGCGCCGCTGGCTCAGCTGCCCGTCACGCTCTCGGCCCTGAGCATGATTGGGGTGCATACGGCCCTGCACCTGCCCGTGCCCAGCGTGAGCGGGCAGGCCGTGCTGACCATGCCCATCCTCACACCCCTCTCCGATTTGCTGGGCCTCCCACGCCAGGTCACGGTGCTGGCCTACCAGTACGGGGCCGGGCTTTGTGAGCTCATCACCCCCACCAACGGCGCGCTGGTCGCTATCGTCGCGGCCTGCGGAGTCCGCTTCGACCAGTGGTGGAAATTCGTGCTGCCGCTGTATCTGGCGTTGCTGGCGCTAGCCGCTACTGCCGTCGTTATTGGTGTAGCTATTGGGTTGACGTAG
- a CDS encoding DUF6960 family protein — protein MARPKPVTYGLYSWTPDFGFRYIHPANRRTFEWLEPMGKLFEKIDETEDWILLRYDEQQFKVSGELFQELHDKPPFSFGDLVEEANPEPGRPAHRGLISDVYWNEAQHRASFQLVEKKRKVKRVFEADELRLS, from the coding sequence ATGGCTCGTCCTAAACCAGTCACCTACGGCCTTTATTCCTGGACGCCCGATTTCGGCTTCCGCTACATTCACCCCGCCAACCGCCGCACCTTCGAGTGGCTGGAGCCCATGGGCAAGCTGTTCGAGAAAATCGATGAAACCGAAGACTGGATTCTGCTGCGCTACGACGAGCAGCAGTTCAAAGTCAGCGGGGAGCTGTTCCAGGAGCTCCACGACAAGCCCCCGTTCAGCTTCGGCGACCTGGTGGAAGAAGCCAACCCGGAGCCCGGCCGCCCGGCCCACCGCGGCCTAATTTCGGACGTGTACTGGAACGAAGCCCAGCACCGGGCCAGCTTTCAGCTCGTGGAAAAAAAGCGTAAGGTGAAGCGTGTATTCGAGGCCGACGAGCTGCGGCTGAGCTGA
- a CDS encoding DUF421 domain-containing protein yields MKKEEIHLGDWQRIVLGNAPGEYMLEVVLRTLIIYVVLLVFIRLLGKRMGAQLTITEMAVMLTLGAIIAVPAQIPDRGLLPAFVLLGTVLLLQRGVNWLALKNRKVEVVVQSDVSLLLKNGVLNTAEMKKMDISHEQVFAHLRSKDVLHLGQLCRVYLESGGHFSVFRYPEPQPGLSVLPDWDERLRDEQQQESGLSACLYCGNVQHQVSAKTQCTNCGHQQWTYAVQPQSLVEQEAEAR; encoded by the coding sequence ATGAAAAAAGAGGAAATTCACTTAGGTGACTGGCAACGCATTGTCCTGGGCAATGCCCCGGGCGAGTACATGCTCGAAGTGGTCCTGCGGACGCTGATTATCTACGTCGTGCTACTGGTATTCATCCGGCTGCTAGGCAAGCGCATGGGGGCCCAGCTTACCATTACCGAAATGGCCGTGATGCTCACGCTGGGGGCTATTATCGCCGTGCCGGCCCAGATACCCGACCGGGGCCTGCTGCCGGCCTTCGTGCTGCTGGGCACCGTACTGCTGCTGCAGCGAGGGGTAAACTGGCTGGCCCTGAAAAACCGCAAAGTGGAAGTGGTGGTGCAGAGCGACGTGAGTTTGCTGCTGAAAAACGGGGTGCTGAATACTGCTGAAATGAAGAAGATGGACATTTCCCACGAGCAGGTATTTGCCCACCTGCGCTCCAAAGACGTGCTGCACTTAGGCCAGCTTTGCCGGGTGTACCTCGAATCGGGTGGGCACTTCAGCGTATTTCGCTACCCGGAGCCGCAGCCCGGCCTGAGCGTGCTGCCCGATTGGGATGAGCGCCTGCGCGACGAGCAGCAGCAGGAGTCCGGCCTGAGCGCTTGCCTCTACTGCGGCAACGTGCAGCACCAGGTGTCGGCCAAAACCCAGTGCACCAACTGCGGCCACCAGCAGTGGACCTACGCCGTGCAGCCCCAGAGCCTGGTGGAGCAAGAAGCCGAAGCCCGCTAA